From the genome of Proteus vulgaris, one region includes:
- a CDS encoding ERF family protein, which yields MTAVYKAISNVAKEMAETGIKKGSKNQQQGFMFRGIDAVYNALAPALVKHGLLILPRIIERTVTERQTQRGGQLFYVVVKAEFDFVATEDGSKHTVVTYGEAMDSGDKATNKAMSIAYKYAAFQAFCIPTEETAIDADAEVHNVAPRTAEQILADYTNFLSAATNQSQIMDEYKKAWNALAGTESQKECEHVTGIRIKELKEAA from the coding sequence ATGACTGCTGTATATAAAGCGATTAGTAATGTAGCCAAGGAAATGGCTGAAACAGGAATAAAGAAAGGAAGCAAAAACCAACAGCAAGGGTTTATGTTCAGAGGAATTGATGCGGTATATAACGCTCTTGCTCCGGCTTTGGTTAAGCATGGATTGCTTATTCTTCCACGGATCATTGAACGCACAGTCACGGAAAGACAAACGCAAAGAGGTGGTCAGTTATTCTACGTTGTGGTTAAGGCTGAGTTTGATTTTGTCGCCACGGAAGACGGCAGTAAACACACGGTAGTGACTTATGGTGAAGCTATGGATAGCGGCGATAAAGCGACAAACAAAGCCATGTCAATTGCATATAAATACGCGGCATTTCAGGCGTTCTGTATTCCAACAGAAGAAACCGCAATTGATGCAGATGCGGAAGTTCATAACGTAGCGCCACGGACGGCAGAGCAGATATTAGCTGATTACACGAACTTCCTTAGTGCAGCAACGAACCAATCACAAATCATGGATGAGTATAAAAAAGCATGGAATGCATTGGCTGGAACTGAATCACAAAAGGAATGTGAACACGTAACAGGCATTCGGATTAAAGAACTTAAGGAAGCTGCATAA
- a CDS encoding LexA family protein: MFIIERMVQINNVRESFAKRLAQASRDAGFDDHGKATEIANKLGVTTKAVSKWFNAESLPRQEVMNKLAKLLSVDIVWLQHGQESVNNANVSNPRPYRPAPKYPVISFVQAGNWTEACEPYTLSEIDEWYESEVAVQGSAFWLKVEGDSMTAPTGVSIPEGSLVLVDTGREPINGSLVIAKLTDTNEATFKKLVLDGAKYLKALNPAYPAITINGNCKIIGVVVQMMMRFV, from the coding sequence ATGTTTATTATTGAACGTATGGTACAAATTAATAACGTGCGTGAATCATTTGCCAAGAGGCTTGCGCAGGCTTCAAGAGATGCTGGTTTTGATGACCATGGCAAAGCGACAGAAATAGCTAACAAACTTGGCGTAACCACTAAGGCCGTCAGTAAGTGGTTTAATGCCGAATCACTACCAAGACAGGAAGTGATGAATAAGCTAGCTAAATTACTTTCAGTAGATATAGTCTGGTTGCAACACGGTCAGGAAAGTGTAAATAATGCAAATGTTAGTAATCCAAGACCTTATAGACCAGCCCCCAAATACCCTGTAATTAGTTTTGTTCAGGCTGGTAATTGGACAGAAGCATGTGAGCCATATACGCTTAGTGAGATCGATGAATGGTACGAGTCTGAAGTAGCTGTTCAAGGATCTGCTTTCTGGCTTAAAGTTGAAGGTGATTCAATGACGGCACCAACAGGAGTCAGTATTCCTGAAGGTTCATTAGTCCTTGTTGATACAGGAAGAGAGCCTATAAATGGAAGTTTAGTAATAGCCAAACTTACTGATACAAATGAAGCAACATTCAAAAAACTTGTCTTGGATGGAGCTAAATATCTTAAAGCGTTAAACCCAGCTTACCCCGCAATTACTATAAATGGTAACTGTAAAATTATTGGTGTTGTAGTTCAAATGATGATGCGATTTGTCTAA
- a CDS encoding helix-turn-helix domain-containing protein produces MHDLREPIKQIGVAEVAKACGVSERAVYKWIDNGFLPKTEFFGKTNYAKTIQTLSKGKIKAEDLLAISQKKLLAA; encoded by the coding sequence ATGCACGATTTAAGGGAACCAATTAAACAGATTGGCGTTGCAGAAGTAGCAAAGGCATGCGGAGTAAGTGAGCGAGCTGTTTATAAATGGATTGATAACGGTTTTCTACCAAAAACAGAGTTCTTTGGAAAAACCAATTATGCAAAAACAATCCAAACCCTATCCAAAGGGAAAATAAAAGCTGAAGACTTACTAGCCATTAGCCAAAAAAAATTACTTGCTGCTTAG
- a CDS encoding GIY-YIG nuclease family protein, whose amino-acid sequence MSVGHLGEMKLNRDNPVPEALPSNFRTEGWVYVLSNEYMPGIYKVGMTTISPENRAKELSSATGVPDKFKVEASFYSECPSNDESEIHEYLSEYRINDSREFFKCALEDIVDTCSEVCLARVGDDIADIADSFDIICTHNLDELRLGDLFESLGLNIFGCKLSAAERLIRLAAQLLHNKFTDQHSLYFTEDTAYLVKSTMGKQYDEYLKNEEEANNSHKLANKPEVPF is encoded by the coding sequence ATGAGCGTTGGTCACTTAGGTGAAATGAAGCTTAATCGTGATAATCCTGTTCCAGAAGCTCTACCTAGTAATTTTAGAACTGAGGGATGGGTTTATGTCTTAAGCAATGAATACATGCCAGGCATCTATAAAGTTGGCATGACAACTATCTCGCCAGAAAACAGAGCTAAAGAGCTATCCTCCGCAACTGGTGTTCCAGACAAATTTAAAGTTGAAGCATCTTTTTACTCTGAATGTCCTAGTAATGATGAGTCTGAGATTCATGAGTATCTATCTGAATACAGAATTAATGATTCTAGAGAGTTTTTTAAATGTGCTCTTGAAGACATTGTAGATACATGCTCCGAAGTTTGCCTGGCCAGAGTGGGAGACGATATCGCTGATATAGCGGATTCATTCGACATTATTTGTACACATAACTTGGATGAATTAAGGCTTGGTGATCTATTCGAATCATTAGGATTGAATATTTTTGGTTGCAAGCTTTCTGCTGCTGAAAGGTTAATAAGATTAGCAGCTCAACTATTACACAATAAATTTACCGATCAGCACTCTCTATATTTTACAGAAGATACTGCATACCTAGTAAAAAGCACCATGGGGAAGCAATACGATGAGTATCTAAAAAATGAAGAGGAAGCAAATAATAGTCATAAATTAGCAAATAAACCGGAGGTACCTTTCTAA
- a CDS encoding ATP-binding protein, with translation MSLSDKIEQIERQLENLSKPPAEIPNTEVTIVELTCAKHGAYQARTRSSKTAISIPSRPTPCPLCLMEELEALKIEQRDSDIRFKKKLTEKLLDDLHVPERFKSCTLDNYEAVNKDAQYNLNVCKAYVKKWEDRLKNGGGLVMCGKPGTGKNHLALAIAKSVVEDYQNSALFTTALRIARKFKSTWSKNSTETEFEVIRIYTKPDLLIIDEVGVQFGSEAEKLILFEIINTRYEKMKPTILISNQTREELGTFIGERVIDRMNDGGGCTLAFTWDSYRTRKQVA, from the coding sequence ATGAGCCTATCAGACAAAATCGAGCAAATTGAAAGGCAGCTTGAAAATCTAAGTAAACCGCCAGCAGAAATACCAAACACCGAAGTAACGATTGTTGAATTAACCTGCGCTAAGCATGGCGCATATCAAGCCAGAACTCGTTCAAGTAAAACCGCGATATCAATTCCATCGCGACCAACACCTTGCCCACTTTGCCTCATGGAAGAACTAGAAGCCTTGAAGATCGAACAGCGTGATTCGGATATTCGTTTCAAGAAGAAACTCACTGAGAAACTGCTTGATGATCTGCATGTTCCAGAGCGCTTTAAATCTTGCACACTGGATAACTACGAGGCTGTGAACAAGGATGCTCAATACAATCTCAATGTCTGCAAAGCCTACGTTAAAAAATGGGAAGATCGCCTAAAAAATGGCGGTGGTTTAGTGATGTGCGGAAAGCCCGGTACCGGTAAAAATCACCTGGCATTAGCAATAGCGAAAAGTGTTGTTGAGGATTATCAAAATTCTGCGCTATTCACGACAGCATTACGAATTGCAAGAAAGTTTAAATCCACTTGGAGTAAGAATTCTACCGAAACAGAATTTGAAGTTATTCGGATTTACACAAAACCAGATTTGTTAATCATTGATGAAGTTGGTGTGCAGTTCGGCTCTGAGGCAGAAAAGCTAATCCTGTTTGAAATCATCAACACTCGTTACGAGAAGATGAAGCCAACAATCCTAATTAGCAACCAAACCAGAGAGGAATTAGGTACATTCATTGGCGAGCGAGTTATTGACAGGATGAATGACGGCGGTGGTTGTACGTTGGCTTTTACATGGGATAGTTACCGAACAAGAAAGCAAGTTGCTTAA